One window of the Pseudomonas knackmussii B13 genome contains the following:
- the dinG gene encoding ATP-dependent DNA helicase DinG produces MLSTELKAQIQGAYSRFLEAKELKPRYGQRLMIAEVAKVLGTIQSDDEGHRVGEAAVVAVEAGTGTGKTVAYSLAAIACAKAAGKRLVIATATVALQEQIVHKDLPDLLRNSGLSFSFSLAKGRGRYLCLSKLDHLLQEGHAQSATAQLFEEEGFRIDVDESGTKLFNQMIERLAGNRWDGDRDSWPEAIEDAHWTQLTTDHSQCTGRHCPNFGQCSFYKAREGMTKVDVIVTNHDLVLADLALGGGAILPDPRETIYVFDEGHHLPDKAIGHFAHFTRLRATADWLGQVEKNLTKLLAQNPLPGDLGRLIEQVPELARDLRTHQQFMFTACEEIGDFRAGEDMEGRERPRHRFEGGVIPEHIREMGIELKKGFAKLTDLFTRLTELLKEAMDGEGAAGVASYQAEEWYPLFGSLLARAQGNWELWTAFTCEDPEDSPPMARWLTLAESGSFYDIEANASPILAAETLRRNLWNVAYGVLVTSATLTALGTFDRYRMRAGLPRAAVTAVVPSPFHHAEAGLLRVPDLKADPRDAAAHTAAIVRDLPAMVEGARGTLVLFASRKQMQEVFDGLDRDWRKRVLIQGNLSKQETLNKHKSRVDDGEHSVLFGLASFAEGVDLPGAYCEHVVIAKIPFAVPDDPVEAALSEWIEARGGNPFMEIAVPDASLRLVQACGRLLRTEQDRGTITLLDRRVVTQRYGKAILNALPPFRREIA; encoded by the coding sequence ATGCTCAGCACCGAACTCAAGGCCCAGATCCAGGGCGCCTACTCGCGTTTCCTGGAGGCCAAGGAACTCAAGCCGCGCTATGGCCAGCGCCTGATGATCGCCGAAGTGGCCAAGGTCCTCGGCACCATCCAGAGCGACGACGAAGGCCATCGCGTCGGCGAGGCGGCGGTAGTCGCCGTCGAGGCCGGCACCGGCACCGGCAAGACCGTCGCCTACAGCCTGGCCGCCATCGCCTGCGCCAAGGCCGCCGGCAAGCGCCTGGTGATCGCCACCGCGACCGTCGCCCTGCAGGAGCAGATCGTCCACAAGGACCTGCCCGACCTGCTGCGCAACAGCGGCCTGAGCTTCAGCTTCTCCCTGGCCAAGGGCCGCGGCCGCTACCTGTGCTTGTCCAAGCTCGACCACCTGTTGCAGGAAGGCCACGCGCAGAGCGCCACCGCGCAGCTGTTCGAGGAAGAAGGCTTCCGCATCGACGTCGACGAGAGCGGCACCAAGCTGTTCAACCAGATGATCGAGCGCCTGGCCGGCAACCGCTGGGATGGCGACCGCGACAGCTGGCCGGAAGCGATCGAGGATGCGCACTGGACGCAGCTGACCACCGACCACAGCCAGTGCACCGGGCGCCATTGCCCGAACTTTGGGCAGTGCTCCTTCTACAAGGCGCGCGAAGGCATGACCAAGGTCGACGTCATCGTTACCAACCACGACCTGGTGCTGGCCGACCTCGCCCTCGGCGGCGGCGCGATCCTGCCCGACCCGCGCGAAACCATCTACGTGTTCGACGAAGGCCATCACCTGCCGGACAAGGCCATCGGCCACTTCGCCCACTTCACCCGCCTGCGTGCCACCGCCGACTGGCTGGGCCAGGTGGAGAAGAACCTCACCAAGCTGCTGGCGCAGAACCCTCTGCCGGGCGACCTCGGCCGGCTGATCGAGCAGGTGCCGGAACTGGCGCGCGATCTGCGCACCCACCAGCAGTTCATGTTCACCGCCTGCGAGGAGATCGGTGACTTCCGCGCCGGCGAAGACATGGAAGGCCGCGAGCGGCCGCGCCATCGCTTCGAGGGCGGGGTGATTCCCGAGCACATCCGCGAGATGGGCATCGAGCTGAAGAAGGGCTTCGCCAAACTCACCGACCTCTTCACCCGCCTCACCGAGCTGCTTAAAGAAGCGATGGACGGGGAGGGCGCTGCCGGCGTCGCCAGCTACCAGGCCGAGGAGTGGTACCCGCTGTTCGGCAGCCTGCTCGCGCGCGCCCAGGGCAACTGGGAACTGTGGACCGCCTTCACCTGCGAGGACCCGGAAGACAGCCCGCCGATGGCGCGCTGGCTGACCCTGGCTGAAAGCGGCAGCTTCTACGACATCGAGGCCAACGCCAGCCCGATCCTCGCCGCCGAGACCCTGCGCCGCAACCTGTGGAACGTGGCCTACGGCGTGCTGGTGACCTCCGCAACCCTGACCGCGCTTGGCACCTTCGACCGCTACCGCATGCGTGCCGGCCTGCCGCGCGCGGCAGTCACCGCTGTCGTGCCGAGCCCGTTCCATCACGCAGAAGCCGGCCTGCTGCGTGTGCCCGATCTCAAGGCCGACCCCCGCGACGCCGCCGCGCACACCGCGGCCATCGTCCGCGATCTGCCGGCGATGGTCGAAGGCGCACGCGGCACGCTGGTGCTGTTCGCCTCGCGCAAGCAGATGCAGGAAGTGTTCGACGGCCTGGACCGTGATTGGCGCAAGCGCGTGCTGATCCAGGGCAACCTGTCCAAGCAGGAGACGCTGAACAAGCACAAGTCGCGCGTGGACGACGGCGAGCACAGCGTGCTCTTCGGCCTGGCCAGCTTCGCCGAGGGCGTCGACCTGCCCGGCGCTTATTGCGAACACGTGGTGATCGCCAAGATTCCCTTCGCCGTACCGGACGATCCTGTCGAGGCGGCGCTCTCGGAGTGGATCGAGGCGCGCGGCGGCAATCCCTTCATGGAGATCGCCGTGCCCGACGCTTCGCTGCGCCTGGTGCAGGCCTGCGGGCGTCTGCTGCGCACCGAGCAGGACCGCGGCACCATCACCCTGCTCGATCGGCGCGTAGTGACCCAGCGTTACGGCAAGGCGATCCTCAACGCCCTGCCACCGTTCCGCCGCGAGATCGCCTGA
- a CDS encoding beta-galactosidase codes for MRSFLPLLFSLSLASAPLWAAEGNETLFNFVKPMAVVSVGLQDADLPNHTAETAAGGEILRRVKFHPAARPTLTLKPASGSWDWSQADSLSLRVQNAMDWALTLEVEIDNADGTPGLHASIALPAGPAQTLLVPLQATAPQLFGMRAGVPMPFTLDGQRLLIAPVVTGELKRSQVGAVKLYLDTPKAAQEILVGRFGTRAGGDELHKAYSGIVDAYGQSTRSEWPEKVKSVEQLANAWKAEGEQLKKWQAQNEQRDTFGGLLEGPNFDATGFFRSEKRNGRWWLVTPDGHAYWSLGVNTVNNESSQTYIEGREYMFDGLPREGDPLAAFYGSSDDRDGVGAQQGRAFGHGRWYDFYAANRYRATGGLSGQPFADAWFERTLARLDAWGFNSLGNWSQPAFAGASRIPYSLPLAISGDYATVSTGYDWWGAMPDPFDPRFAMAAERAIAIATRDHREDPWLLGYYADNELAWAGQGSDARNHYALAFGALALSTDSPAKRAFIKQLKDKYHDHQALEQAWGIDMAAWEDLDVPGFQAPQPNAAHPAIEQDYSAFLRLYADQYFRTLRDSLSWHDPNHLLLGGRFSVTTPEMLASCAHYCDLLSFNLYAPTPQQGYDANYVRSLDKPVLISEFHFGSRDRGPFWGGVSEVYNEQQRGERYQQFLSAAVKDPQIVGAHWFQYLDQPTSGRLLDGENGHIGLVGITDLPFASFVDAVRKGNQQAAKVLQEQARAAAKAPPKAPSKPIDPDATASRDDTPAAQ; via the coding sequence ATGCGTTCATTCCTGCCCCTGCTGTTCAGCCTGAGCCTCGCCAGCGCCCCGCTGTGGGCCGCCGAGGGCAACGAGACCCTGTTCAACTTCGTCAAGCCGATGGCTGTGGTGAGCGTCGGTCTGCAGGACGCCGACCTGCCCAATCACACCGCGGAAACCGCCGCGGGCGGTGAAATCCTGCGGCGCGTGAAGTTCCATCCGGCGGCGCGTCCGACCCTGACCCTGAAACCGGCCAGCGGCAGCTGGGACTGGTCGCAGGCCGACAGCCTGAGCCTGCGCGTGCAGAACGCCATGGACTGGGCGTTGACCCTGGAAGTCGAGATCGATAACGCCGATGGCACGCCCGGCCTGCATGCCAGCATCGCGCTTCCCGCAGGTCCCGCGCAGACCCTGCTGGTGCCGCTGCAGGCTACCGCGCCGCAACTGTTCGGCATGCGCGCCGGCGTCCCCATGCCCTTCACCCTTGATGGCCAGCGCTTGCTCATCGCCCCGGTGGTCACCGGCGAGTTGAAGCGCAGCCAGGTCGGCGCGGTGAAGCTTTATCTGGACACCCCGAAAGCGGCCCAGGAGATCCTCGTCGGCCGCTTCGGCACCCGCGCCGGCGGCGACGAGTTGCACAAGGCCTATAGCGGCATTGTCGACGCCTACGGGCAGTCGACCCGCAGCGAATGGCCGGAGAAGGTGAAAAGCGTCGAACAGCTGGCCAATGCCTGGAAGGCCGAGGGCGAGCAACTGAAGAAGTGGCAGGCGCAGAACGAGCAGCGCGACACCTTTGGTGGGCTGCTGGAGGGCCCGAACTTTGACGCCACAGGCTTCTTCCGCAGCGAGAAGCGCAACGGCCGGTGGTGGTTGGTCACGCCAGACGGCCATGCTTACTGGTCGCTGGGCGTCAACACGGTGAACAACGAAAGCAGCCAGACCTACATCGAGGGCCGCGAGTACATGTTCGACGGGCTGCCCCGCGAGGGCGATCCGCTGGCGGCCTTCTACGGCAGCAGCGACGACCGCGACGGCGTCGGCGCGCAGCAGGGTCGCGCCTTCGGTCACGGCCGCTGGTATGACTTCTATGCCGCGAACCGCTACCGCGCCACCGGCGGTCTGAGCGGGCAGCCGTTCGCCGACGCCTGGTTCGAGCGCACCCTGGCGCGCCTCGACGCCTGGGGCTTCAACTCGCTGGGCAACTGGAGCCAGCCGGCCTTCGCCGGCGCCTCGCGCATCCCCTACAGCCTGCCGCTGGCGATCAGCGGCGACTACGCCACCGTCAGCACCGGCTACGACTGGTGGGGCGCCATGCCCGACCCGTTCGACCCGCGCTTCGCCATGGCTGCCGAGCGCGCCATCGCCATCGCCACCCGCGACCACCGTGAAGACCCCTGGCTGCTCGGTTACTACGCGGACAACGAACTGGCCTGGGCCGGGCAGGGCAGCGATGCGCGCAACCACTACGCCCTGGCCTTCGGCGCCCTGGCACTGTCCACCGACAGCCCGGCCAAGCGCGCCTTCATCAAGCAGTTGAAGGACAAGTACCACGACCACCAGGCCCTGGAGCAGGCCTGGGGCATCGACATGGCGGCCTGGGAAGACCTGGACGTGCCGGGCTTCCAGGCACCGCAGCCGAACGCTGCGCACCCGGCCATCGAACAGGACTACAGCGCGTTCCTGCGCCTGTACGCCGACCAGTACTTCCGCACCCTGCGCGATTCGCTGAGCTGGCACGACCCGAACCACCTGCTGCTGGGCGGCCGTTTCTCGGTGACCACCCCGGAAATGCTGGCCTCCTGCGCGCATTACTGCGACCTGCTGAGCTTCAACCTGTACGCCCCGACCCCGCAGCAGGGCTACGACGCCAACTACGTGCGCAGCCTGGACAAGCCGGTGCTGATCAGCGAATTCCACTTCGGCTCGCGCGACCGCGGGCCGTTCTGGGGTGGCGTTTCCGAGGTCTACAACGAACAGCAGCGCGGTGAGCGCTACCAGCAGTTCCTCAGCGCCGCGGTGAAGGATCCGCAGATCGTCGGCGCGCACTGGTTCCAATACCTCGACCAGCCGACCTCCGGGCGCTTGCTCGATGGCGAGAACGGCCACATCGGCCTGGTCGGCATCACCGACCTGCCGTTCGCCAGCTTCGTCGATGCCGTGCGCAAGGGTAACCAGCAGGCTGCGAAGGTCCTGCAGGAGCAGGCGCGCGCCGCCGCCAAGGCGCCGCCGAAAGCGCCGAGCAAGCCGATAGACCCGGACGCCACGGCCAGCCGAGACGACACCCCGGCCGCGCAATGA